One window of the Deinococcus aerius genome contains the following:
- a CDS encoding SRPBCC family protein: MSEDIQIRQSIVVRSRPDVLYRLALEPKRRVRWDPNLVRAEYEGGEGRLANNVLVRFKFARRLLGLSFTAKYGQLQAPMRGGWESVRNVGPLEKLTQGWTFKAMPGGTEVTMTLNGRVRYRWIKTPVERMLHNLVVTTLIELQRQVDAQGAQLMEDMGREMQRKQKEEQKAAKAARRKR; the protein is encoded by the coding sequence ATGTCCGAAGACATCCAGATCAGGCAGAGCATCGTGGTGCGGTCGCGCCCGGACGTGCTGTACCGGCTCGCGCTGGAGCCCAAACGGCGGGTCCGCTGGGACCCCAACCTGGTCCGCGCCGAGTACGAGGGCGGCGAGGGCCGACTCGCCAACAACGTGCTCGTGCGCTTCAAGTTTGCGCGGCGGCTGCTGGGCCTGAGCTTCACGGCGAAGTACGGTCAGCTCCAGGCGCCCATGCGCGGCGGCTGGGAGAGCGTGCGAAACGTCGGCCCGCTGGAAAAGCTCACCCAGGGCTGGACCTTCAAGGCGATGCCGGGCGGCACGGAGGTCACGATGACCCTGAATGGCCGGGTACGCTACCGCTGGATCAAGACTCCGGTGGAGCGGATGCTGCACAACCTCGTCGTGACCACGCTGATCGAACTTCAGCGGCAGGTGGACGCCCAGGGCGCGCAGCTGATGGAGGACATGGGCCGCGAGATGCAGCGCAAGCAGAAAGAGGAGCAGAAGGCGGCGAAGGCGGCGCGGCGCAAGCGGTAG
- a CDS encoding PIG-L deacetylase family protein — protein sequence MRIMAVFAHPDDEIGCIGTLSKHAARGDEVMLVWTTLGELASQFGDAPHEEVTRVRQEHGAWVARRIGARHHFFDMGDSRMTGSRMEALQLARLYAHFRPNAVITWSDDHPHPDHRMTAKIAFDAITLARIPKIINESGGGAAMPPAPNLSGDEAVESGEDVTRLEAWREPVRFYQYYAPASPYPDVFVDTSDTFEASEDVARYYRDFYKWNWTAEQFREGRAGLGRLAGVKYAERFNLRASHLRAREYLD from the coding sequence ATGCGGATCATGGCTGTCTTTGCCCACCCCGACGACGAGATCGGGTGCATCGGGACGTTGAGCAAGCACGCGGCGCGCGGCGACGAGGTGATGCTGGTGTGGACCACGCTGGGCGAACTCGCCTCGCAGTTCGGGGACGCCCCGCACGAGGAGGTCACGCGGGTGCGGCAGGAACACGGGGCCTGGGTGGCCCGCCGCATCGGGGCGCGCCACCACTTCTTCGACATGGGGGACAGCCGCATGACGGGAAGCCGTATGGAGGCGCTGCAACTCGCCCGGCTGTACGCGCACTTCCGCCCCAACGCGGTGATCACCTGGAGTGACGACCACCCCCACCCCGACCACCGCATGACGGCCAAGATCGCCTTCGACGCGATCACGCTCGCCCGCATCCCCAAGATCATCAACGAGTCGGGCGGCGGCGCGGCCATGCCCCCGGCCCCCAACCTCAGCGGCGACGAGGCCGTCGAGAGCGGTGAGGACGTGACCCGGCTGGAGGCGTGGCGCGAGCCCGTGCGCTTCTACCAGTACTACGCCCCCGCCAGCCCCTACCCGGACGTGTTCGTGGACACCTCCGACACCTTCGAGGCTTCCGAGGACGTGGCGCGCTACTACCGCGACTTTTACAAGTGGAACTGGACCGCCGAGCAGTTCCGCGAGGGCCGGGCGGGGCTGGGCAGACTCGCGGGCGTGAAGTACGCCGAGCGCTTCAACCTGCGGGCCAGCCACCTGCGGGCGCGGGAGTATTTGGATTGA
- a CDS encoding nucleotidyltransferase domain-containing protein, whose protein sequence is MSLPDWVHVRLGDRADVLGALLYGSRALGGAGPGSDIDLLLIVAGERAPGPEAWHGPDGGQADVHFTTLTGWREMPERRGWWTFGYANGRPVYDPGGVVARGLEALRVPPPSHRAAGRDMLDGYLNATYRSVKAWRRGDELGARLQATLGLSYLLDGLFRLAGTWTPYWDRLEGYWERLAPLGLDVGALRAEVEAVSRTPADAAQLALYRRISGWMRAHDLGSILDAWDGPFHNTMRS, encoded by the coding sequence GTGAGCCTGCCGGACTGGGTCCACGTGCGGCTGGGGGACCGGGCCGATGTGCTCGGCGCGCTCCTGTACGGCTCGCGGGCGCTGGGTGGAGCGGGGCCGGGCTCCGATATCGACCTGCTGCTGATCGTGGCGGGTGAGCGTGCTCCCGGACCCGAGGCCTGGCACGGCCCGGACGGCGGGCAGGCCGACGTGCATTTCACCACCCTGACCGGGTGGCGGGAGATGCCGGAGCGCCGGGGCTGGTGGACGTTCGGCTACGCGAATGGCCGTCCCGTCTATGATCCCGGCGGCGTGGTGGCGCGTGGCCTGGAGGCGCTGCGCGTGCCTCCCCCCTCCCACAGGGCCGCGGGTCGGGACATGCTCGACGGTTACCTGAACGCCACCTACCGCAGCGTGAAGGCGTGGCGGCGCGGCGACGAGCTGGGGGCGCGGCTGCAGGCCACGCTGGGGCTCTCGTACCTGCTCGACGGCCTCTTCCGGCTGGCGGGAACGTGGACGCCGTACTGGGACAGGTTGGAGGGGTACTGGGAACGACTCGCCCCCCTCGGTCTGGACGTGGGGGCCCTGCGCGCGGAGGTCGAAGCCGTCTCCCGCACACCCGCCGACGCCGCACAACTCGCCCTCTATAGACGGATCTCGGGCTGGATGCGTGCCCACGACCTCGGCTCCATCCTCGACGCCTGGGACGGGCCGTTCCACAACACCATGCGGAGTTAA
- a CDS encoding DUF4870 domain-containing protein: protein MSLPEPPRTEAPPGWRLDPGLIPEPERTPALLIHLSPLLGLVLPALGNVLGPLAAWLAYRDRSHVLDDQGKEALNFQLSVWLYSFLVGLLFFALFSLGLLGGLFGAASGSSELGVLAIFGSLAAFFAFFIPVSLVLWAFPLVVMLLAVIRVNQGRAYRYPLSIRWIR from the coding sequence ATGAGCCTCCCCGAGCCGCCCCGCACTGAAGCTCCCCCGGGCTGGCGCCTCGACCCGGGCCTCATCCCCGAGCCCGAGCGGACGCCCGCGCTGCTGATCCACCTCTCGCCGCTGCTGGGGCTGGTGCTGCCCGCCCTGGGCAACGTGCTGGGGCCGCTCGCCGCCTGGTTGGCGTACCGCGACCGCAGCCACGTGCTGGACGACCAGGGCAAGGAGGCGCTGAACTTTCAGCTGAGCGTGTGGCTGTACTCCTTCCTGGTGGGGCTGCTGTTCTTCGCGCTGTTCAGCCTGGGGTTGCTGGGGGGTCTGTTTGGCGCGGCCTCGGGGAGTTCCGAGCTGGGCGTCCTCGCCATCTTCGGGAGCCTGGCGGCGTTCTTCGCCTTTTTCATCCCCGTCAGCCTGGTGCTGTGGGCCTTTCCGCTCGTGGTGATGCTGCTCGCGGTGATCCGGGTGAACCAGGGGCGGGCGTACCGGTATCCGCTGAGCATCCGGTGGATTCGGTGA